A part of Populus alba chromosome 8, ASM523922v2, whole genome shotgun sequence genomic DNA contains:
- the LOC118030473 gene encoding IQ domain-containing protein IQM3 isoform X3: MALSVDRYRSGLTEKDRSERSKRFESTAAVKLQKVYRSYRTRRRLADSAVVAEELWWRALDYARLNHSTVSFFSFDKPETAASRWSRISLNASKVGKGLGKDAKAQKLAFQHWIEAIDPRHRYGHNLNLYHEEWCKTDALQPFFYWLDIGDGKEIDLKDCPRTRLCQECIQYLGPQERELYEYIIAEGTVVHKQNGNLLDTNQGLEGSKWIFVMSTCRKLYAGEKKKGAFHHSSFLAGGTTLAAGRLTAENGKLRSISAYSGHYRPTNQNLGGFLAFLEENGINLNEIR, encoded by the exons ATGGCACTTTCTGTAGATCGCTATCGTTCTGGATTGACTGAAAAGGATCGTTCTGAAAGAAGCAAGAGATTTGAATCAACAGCAGCTGTGAAGTTGCAGAAAGTTTACAGGAGTTATCGTACCCGTCGCAGGTTAGCAGATTCTGCTGTGGTTGCTGAAGAGCTCTG GTGGCGAGCTTTAGATTATGCAAGGCTCAATCACAGCACAGTTTCCTTCTTCAGTTTTGATAAACCTGAAACAGCAGCATCGCGGTGGAGTAGGATCAGCTTGAATGCTTCAAAG GTCGGAAAAGGTTTAGGCAAAGATGCCAAGGCACAAAAATTAGCTTTCCAGCATTGGATTGAAGCT ATTGATCCGAGGCATCGGTATGGCCATAATTTGAATTTGTACCATGAAGAGTGGTGTAAAACAGATGCATTGCAGCCATTTTTCTACTG GCTGGATATTGGAGATGGTAAAGAAATTGATCTCAAAGACTGTCCAAGAACAAGACTTTGCCAAGAATGCATTCAGTATCTAGGACCG CAAGAGAGAGAACTGTATGAATACATCATTGCTGAAGGAACAGTGGTGCACAAACAAAATGGCAACCTCCTAGATACAAATCAAGGATTGGAAGGTTCAAAATGGATATTCGTGATGAGCACCTGCAGAAAACTATATGCTGGAGAG aaaaagaaaggagCATTTCATCACTCGAGCTTCCTTGCTGGAGGGACTACTCTGGCTGCTGGGAGACTAACAGCAGAAAATGGAAAGCTCAGG TCTATATCAGCATATAGTGGGCATTACCGTCCAACTAACCAGAACCTTGGCGGCTTCTTGGCCTTCCTCGAAGAAAATGGGATCAACCTCAATGAAATTCGG TAA
- the LOC118030479 gene encoding pleiotropic drug resistance protein 2: protein MRFFMTLTIGLIFGLIFWNQGQKINKQQDLFNLLGAMYSAVIFLGATNTSSVMSIVSIERTVFYRERAAGMYSELPYAFAQVSIEGIYVAIQAMVYSILLYVMIGFSWEFTNFLWFYFFIFTAFMYFTLYGMMLVSLTPGHQPAAIVMSFFLSFWNLFSGFLVPRTQIPLWWRWYYWASPVSWTIYGLITSEVANLKKMIEIPEVGPVAVKDFLKARLGFEYDFLGAVAAAHIGFVVLFLFSFAYGIKYLNFQRR from the exons ATGCGGTTTTTCATGACATTGACTATCGGTCTTATATTTGGACTTATTTTCTGGAACCAAGGGCAAAAGAT AAACAAGCAACAAGATCTCTTCAATTTGCTTGGAGCAATGTATTCTGCAGTCATTTTCCTGGGAGCCACCAACACTTCCTCAGTGATGTCAATTGTGTCGATAGAAAGAACGGTCTTCTACCGTGAAAGAGCTGCTGGAATGTACTCTGAACTGCCTTATGCATTTGCTCAg GTTTCCATTGAGGGAATTTATGTTGCAATCCAAGCTATGGTCTATAGTATATTGCTCTATGTCATGATTGGATTCTCCTGGGAATTTACAAACTTCTTGTGGTTCTATTTCTTCATATTCACTGCCTTCATGTACTTCACACTTTACGGGATGATGCTTGTTTCTCTCACTCCTGGCCATCAACCTGCTGCAATTGTTATGTCGTTCTTCTTGAGTTTCTGGAACCTGTTCTCTGGCTTCCTTGTCCCGAGAACG CAAATTCCTCTCTGGTGGAGGTGGTACTACTGGGCTTCTCCAGTCTCTTGGACAATCTATGGCCTCATTACCTCCGAGGTGGCCAACCTCAAAAAAATGATTGAGATACCTGAAGTTGGTCCTGTCGCAGTGAAGGACTTCCTCAAGGCACGCTTAGGATTTGAATATGACTTCTTAGGAGCCGTTGCAGCAGCCCATATTGGTTTTGTTGTACTCTTCTTGTTTAGCTTTGCCTACGGAATTAAGTACTTGAATTTCCAAAGAAGATAG
- the LOC118030477 gene encoding uncharacterized protein — MPSVGLRRTTRVFSVVKSVDGARVLRSGRRLWPESGDGKLRRSSDGDELFQTIIKNTNNHIKNQNSNTNLKYKENNGWTHDVKLKKDRGIVIAIAAPKKIKRVKSEKEKFGIVYSRKRKRLGGEKSENPEDKKFGIQFSRRQRRKGSESQESLVCTPQLVALVEDCSSSNGWLSCFLSSVLRHAMRVSLSLSELADFLLSDPISSVFASNGLHFVRDLPSDRIGICKFFETRQLLPMFSVDFSAVPSCFAFMHRSLFVKFRCLSLIPVNNSVDGDDDDDEIMSESKGDQSCTATKTDFTEKITVVPKTDSYGCRVVLHPSVRASKLTGRNTQHRNGLNSRGIQKRRSSLRRGRPRNSFIAGLHKANGALVSDLISSRKIGIPFSSVVSKEKLRRSIRSSPAASIKEMNCAAVGVKKGIDLSSCSANLLITETDRCYRIEGATVMLEFTDSKDWVLVVKKNGLTRFSHLAQKIMRTCVSNRFTHDIIWNGDGNWKLEFPDRQDWFIFKELYKECSDRNVPDSVSKAIPVPGVRGVLDNDDGGSAPFSRPYAYISSNNDEVARALSRSTASYDMDSEDEEWLKKYNKEFLAESDHLSEDNFELMIDALERSYFCDPDDFTDESAAAKYCKDFGRRELAKAVYGYWMKKRKQKRSPLLRVFQVAA; from the exons ATGCCGTCGGTGGGATTGCGAAGGACGACGAGGGTGTTTAGCGTGGTTAAAAGTGTCGATGGAGCCCGGGTTCTGCGGTCTGGGCGGCGTTTATGGCCAGAATCCGGTGATGGAAAGCTCAGGAGAAGCAGTGATGGGGACGAGTTGTTTCAGACAATAATCAAGAACACCAACAACCATATCAAGAATCAAAATAGCAATACTAATCTTAAGTACAAGGAGAATAATGGGTGGACCCATGATGTTAAACTGAAAAAAGATCGAGGTATTGTCATTGCCATTGCAGCTCCAAAGAAAATTAAGAGGGTAAAGAGTGAGAAGGAGAAATTTGGGATTGTTTATAGTAGGAAAAGGAAGAGACTTGGTGGTGAGAAGAGCGAAAACCCCGAGGATAAAAAGTTTGGGATTCAGTTTTCACGTAGGCAGCGGAGGAAGGGCAGTGAGAGCCAGGAGAGTCTTGTGTGTACTCCTCAGCTTGTCGCCTTAGTTGAGGattgtagtagtagtaatggTTGGTTGTCTTGTTTTTTGAGTTCAGTTTTGAGGCATGCCATGAGAGTCAGTTTGAGTCTTTCTGAGCTTGCTGATTTTCTCTTGTCGGATCCAATTAGCAGTGTTTTTGCCTCAAATGGACTACATTTTGTGCGG gACCTTCCTTCTGATAGAATTGGAATTTGCAAGTTTTTCGAGACTAGGCAGCTTCTGCCGATGTTTTCTGTGGATTTTTCTGCAGTCCCTTCATGTTTTGCGTTCATGCATCGCAGTTTGTTTGTTAAGTTTAGATGTCTGTCTCTTATACCTGTAAATAACTCGGTGGATggggatgatgatgatgatgaaatcatGAGTGAAAGTAAAGGAGATCAATCATGCACGGCCACAAAGACTGATTTCACTGAGAAAATTACAGTTGTGCCCAAAACTGATAGTTATGGGTGTAGGGTGGTGTTACACCCATCTGTTAGAGCTTCCAAGTTGACTGGTCGAAACACCCAGCACAGAAATGGATTAAATTCCCGTGGTATTCAGAAAAGGAGGAGCTCACTCAGGAGAGGGAGACCTAGAAATTCTTTCATTGCTGGCTTGCACAAAGCTAATGGTGCTCTAGTTTCTGATTTAATTAGTAGTAGGAAAATTGGCATCCCTTTCTCCTCTGTTGTGTCTAAGGAAAAGCTTAGAAGGTCAATTCGAAGTAGCCCTGCAGCAAGCATCAAAGAGATGAATTGTGCTGCAGTTGGAGTAAAGAAGGGCATTGACCTATCTAGCTGCTCTGCAAATTTACTGATTACTGAAACAGACAGATGTTACAGGATAGAAGGGGCCACTGTCATGTTAGAATTTACTGATTCAAAGGACTGGGTGCTTGTGGTTAAGAAAAATGGGTTAACTCGATTCTCTCACCTGGCTCAGAAAATTATGAGGACTTGTGTTTCCAACCGTTTCACTCATGATATAATTTGGAATGGGGATGGCAACTGGAAACTAGAATTCCCAGACAGACAGGACTGGTTCATTTTCAAGGAATTGTACAAGGAATGCTCTGATCGCAATGTTCCTGATTCTGTTTCAAAGGCCATACCTGTCCCTGGAGTAAGGGGAGTGTTAGACAATGATGATGGTGGCAGTGCTCCCTTTTCTAGACCATATGCATACATCTCTTCTAACAATGATGAGGTAGCTAGAGCTTTGTCAAGGAGCACAGCAAGTTACGACATGGATTCTGAAGATGAGGAATGGCTTAAGAAGTACAATAAGGAGTTTTTAGCAGAATCTGATCATCTTTCGGAGGATAACTTTGAGTTGATGATTGATGCCCTTGAGAGGTCATATTTCTGTGATCCAGATGACTTCACTGATGAGAGTGCAGCAGCGAAATATTGTAAGGATTTTGGTAGAAGAGAATTGGCTAAAGCTGTGTATGGTTACTGGATGAAAAAACGGAAGCAGAAACGATCACCACTGCTTCGGGTGTTTCAGGTAGCAGCATAA
- the LOC118030473 gene encoding IQ domain-containing protein IQM3 isoform X2, giving the protein MALSVDRYRSGLTEKDRSERSKRFESTAAVKLQKVYRSYRTRRRLADSAVVAEELWWRALDYARLNHSTVSFFSFDKPETAASRWSRISLNASKVGKGLGKDAKAQKLAFQHWIEAIDPRHRYGHNLNLYHEEWCKTDALQPFFYWLDIGDGKEIDLKDCPRTRLCQECIQYLGPQERELYEYIIAEGTVVHKQNGNLLDTNQGLEGSKWIFVMSTCRKLYAGEKKKGAFHHSSFLAGGTTLAAGRLTAENGKLRSISAYSGHYRPTNQNLGGFLAFLEENGINLNEIRAGSYTRR; this is encoded by the exons ATGGCACTTTCTGTAGATCGCTATCGTTCTGGATTGACTGAAAAGGATCGTTCTGAAAGAAGCAAGAGATTTGAATCAACAGCAGCTGTGAAGTTGCAGAAAGTTTACAGGAGTTATCGTACCCGTCGCAGGTTAGCAGATTCTGCTGTGGTTGCTGAAGAGCTCTG GTGGCGAGCTTTAGATTATGCAAGGCTCAATCACAGCACAGTTTCCTTCTTCAGTTTTGATAAACCTGAAACAGCAGCATCGCGGTGGAGTAGGATCAGCTTGAATGCTTCAAAG GTCGGAAAAGGTTTAGGCAAAGATGCCAAGGCACAAAAATTAGCTTTCCAGCATTGGATTGAAGCT ATTGATCCGAGGCATCGGTATGGCCATAATTTGAATTTGTACCATGAAGAGTGGTGTAAAACAGATGCATTGCAGCCATTTTTCTACTG GCTGGATATTGGAGATGGTAAAGAAATTGATCTCAAAGACTGTCCAAGAACAAGACTTTGCCAAGAATGCATTCAGTATCTAGGACCG CAAGAGAGAGAACTGTATGAATACATCATTGCTGAAGGAACAGTGGTGCACAAACAAAATGGCAACCTCCTAGATACAAATCAAGGATTGGAAGGTTCAAAATGGATATTCGTGATGAGCACCTGCAGAAAACTATATGCTGGAGAG aaaaagaaaggagCATTTCATCACTCGAGCTTCCTTGCTGGAGGGACTACTCTGGCTGCTGGGAGACTAACAGCAGAAAATGGAAAGCTCAGG TCTATATCAGCATATAGTGGGCATTACCGTCCAACTAACCAGAACCTTGGCGGCTTCTTGGCCTTCCTCGAAGAAAATGGGATCAACCTCAATGAAATTCGG GCAGGTTCTTACACCAGAAGATAG
- the LOC118030474 gene encoding serine/threonine-protein kinase D6PKL1, with amino-acid sequence MEPVVEDLTDDLDNLSLASTTTTTTAAETRHSTGSGSETTWTTSTSSLVSNSCKPHHPPQCDQCWHAIQRDNCDNSPLTLADLRFVHKLGSGDIGSVYLVELKEGNGCLFAAKVMDKKEMATRNKESRARIEREILEMLEHPFLPTLYATLDSPRWSCLLTEFCPGGDLHVLRQQQPDRRFGEAAIRFYASEVVAALEYLHMMGIVYRDLKPENVLVRSDGHIMLTDFDLSLKDDNSPSTAQIISDQNQPTTASSTRDYPSETSQFATSSCILPSCIVPAVSCFHHRRKRKKKLHQRGTLEIVAEPIDVRSMSFVGTHEYLAPEIVSGEGHGKAVDWWTLGIFMFEMFYGVTPFKGMDHELTLANIVARALEFPKEPSIPVLAKDLITQLLIKDPVRRLGSTMGATAIKHHQFFDGINWALLRCRTPPYIPRPVTYKNLVVAERGNNSIEYY; translated from the exons ATGGAGCCAGTTGTGGAAGATCTAACCGATGATCTAGATAATCTTAGTTTAgcttccaccaccaccaccaccaccgctgCCGAGACACGACACAGCACAGGTTCAGGGTCCGAAACCACATGGACTACCTCAACCTCGAGCCTCGTGTCAAACTCCTGCAAGCCCCATCATCCGCCTCAATGTGATCAGTGTTGGCATGCAATCCAACGTGACAACTGCGATAACTCACCCCTAACCCTAGCTGATTTACGCTTCGTCCACAAATTAGGAAGTGGTGACATAGGGAGCGTGTATCTTGTAGAGCTCAAGGAAGGCAACGGGTGCCTTTTTGCTGCCAAAGTCATGGACAAAAAAGAAATGGCGACTAGGAATAAAGAGAGTAGGGCTAGAATTGAGAGGGAAATATTGGAAATGTTGGAGCATCCATTTTTGCCTACATTGTATGCCACATTGGACTCGCCCAGGTGGTCTTGTTTGTTAACGGAGTTTTGTCCTGGCGGTGACCTCCATGTCCTCCGGCAACAGCAACCGGATAGACGTTTCGGCGAAGCTGCCATCCG GTTCTATGCATCAGAAGTTGTGGCTGCTCTTGAATACTTGCACATGATGGGAATAGTCTACCGTGACCTCAAGCCTGAAAATGTTCTTGTAAGATCGGACGGTCACATAATGCTTACAGATTTTGATCTCTCCCTAAAAGATGATAATTCACCGTCAACAGCTCAGATTATCTCCGATCAAAACCAGCCAACCACAGCTTCATCAACAAGAGACTACCCTTCTGAGACATCTCAATTTGCCACATCATCATGTATTCTACCCAGTTGTATTGTGCCAGCTGTCTCTTGCTTCCACCATAGGAGAAAACGCAAGAAGAAACTCCATCAACGCGGGACCCTCGAGATAGTAGCAGAGCCAATAGACGTCCGATCCATGTCGTTTGTTGGGACCCATGAGTACTTGGCACCGGAGATTGTGTCCGGCGAGGGACACGGCAAAGCAGTGGATTGGTGGACCTTAGGCATATTCATGTTTGAAATGTTCTACGGCGTTACACCATTCAAAGGGATGGACCATGAGTTAACCCTAGCAAACATTGTGGCTCGAGCCCTTGAATTCCCCAAGGAACCCTCAATTCCAGTCCTCGCAAAGGACTTGATCACCCAGCTTCTCATCAAAGATCCCGTAAGACGACTTGGTTCTACCATGGGAGCTACAGCCATCAAACACCATCAGTTTTTTGACGGGATAAACTGGGCGCTGCTAAGGTGTAGAACACCACCTTATATTCCTCGGCCGGTCACTTACAAAAACCTTGTCGTGGCAGAGCGTGGAAATAATTCTATAGAGTATTATtag
- the LOC118030475 gene encoding neutral/alkaline invertase 3, chloroplastic — protein MATSDAVLQVLSGAGPRSFSSDLCFNNLDLAFRSKHINYVKKRASRHMKMFKCSSVQQNCIGKHWFKRSGDGDLSVNATIKRLQLLRCKCQKAERVSGVTAEGGNGTWFVDSAKTLNLNGAVNTPGVLELGDTQQLMREKEVLTSNGSANKEEESLATNGAAGTGRDASRKVSVDPTEEEAWELLRDSVVHYCGSPIGTIAANDPTSSSVLNYDQVFIRDFIPSGIAFLLKGEYDIVRNFLLHTLQLQSWEKTMDCHSPGPGLMPASFKVRTFPLDGDDSATEEVLDPDFGEAAIGRVAPVDSGLWWIILLRAYGKCSGDLSVQERIDVQTGIKMILRLCLADGFDMFPTLLVTDGSCMIDRRMGIHGHPLEIQALFYSALLCAKEMLAPEDGSADLLRALNNRLVALSFHIREYYWIDLRKLNEIYRYKTEEYSYDAVNKFNIYPDQVSPWLVEWMPNQGGYLIGNLQPAHMDFRFFSLGNIWSVVSGLATRDQSNAILDLIEAKWSDLVADMPLKICYPALEGQEWQIITGSDPKNTPWSYHNAGSWPTLLWQLTVACIKMNRPEIAARAVDIAEKRISRDKWPEYYDTKKARFIGKQSRLFQTWSIAGYLVAKLLLADPGAARMLVTDEDPELVNAFSCMISSNPRRKRGQKNSKKPFIV, from the exons ATGGCGACTTCGGATGCAGTTCTGCAAGTTTTGTCTGGGGCTGGTCCTCGCAGTTTCAGTTCTGACCTTTGTTTTAACAATTTAGATTTGGCATTCCGTTCTAAGCATATAAATTATGTAAAGAAAAGGGCCTCAAGGCATATGAAAATGTTCAAGTGTTCGAGTGTTCAGCAGAATTGTATAGGAAAACATTGGTTTAAGAGATCAGGTGACGGTGATCTGTCTGTGAATGCAACGATCAAGAGACTGCAGCTTCTGAGGTGCAAATGCCAGAAGGCAGAAAGAGTTAGTGGTGTAACTGCAGAAGGAGGAAATGGAACTTGGTTTGTAGATAGTGCAAAGACATTAAACCTGAATGGGGCAGTGAACACACCGGGTGTATTGGAGCTTGGGGACACTCAACAGTTGATGCGGGAAAAGGAGGTTTTGACATCTAATGGTTCAGCAAATAAGGAAGAGGAGAGTTTGGCAACTAATGGTGCTGCAGGAACAGGTAGAGATGCCTCTCGCAAGGTTAGTGTAGACCCTACCGAGGAAGAAGCATGGGAGCTACTGCGGGATTCTGTAGTTCATTATTGTGGCAGTCCAATTGGAACGATTGCTGCCAATGATCCCACCAGTTCCAGTGTGTTAAATTATGACCAGGTCTTCATTAGAGACTTCATACCTTCTGGTATTGCTTTTCTGTTGAAAGGAGAATATGATATTGTCCGGAACTTCCTCCTTCATACGCTTCAGTTGCAG AGTTGGGAGAAAACAATGGACTGTCACAGTCCTGGACCGGGATTAATGCCTGCTAGTTTCAAGGTGCGCACTTTTCCTTTGGATGGTGATGATTCTGCAACAGAGGAGGTATTGGATCCTGACTTTGGAGAGGCAGCAATTGGCCGTGTTGCACCAGTTGATTCTg GATTATGGTGGATTATCTTGTTACGTGCATATGGGAAATGCTCTGGTGATCTCTCAGTTCAGGAGAGGATCGATGTGCAAACTGGAATTAAGATGATTCTGAGGTTATGTCTTGCTGATGGTTTTGACATGTTCCCAACATTGTTGGTGACAGATGGTTCTTGCATGATAGATCGCAGAATGGGAATTCATGGGCACCCTCTAGAAATCCAG GCACTCTTTTATTCCGCCTTACTTTGTGCAAAGGAGATGCTCGCCCCAGAGGATGGATCAGCTGATCTCTTACGAGCTTTGAACAATCGTCTAGTAGCTCTGTCGTTCCATATCAGAGAGTATTACTGGATcgatttaagaaaattaaatgaaatttaccGTTACAAGACTGAAGAGTACTCTTACGATGCAGTTAATAAGTTCAACATTTACCCAGATCAGGTTTCTCCTTGGTTGGTGGAATGGATGCCCAACCAAGGAGGCTACCTTATTGGAAACTTACAACCAGCTCATATGGATTTCCGATTCTTTTCTCTTGGAAACATATGGTCTGTTGTAAGTGGTCTTGCAACAAGAGATCAGTCAAATGCGATATTGGATCTCATTGAAGCCAAGTGGTCAGATTTGGTAGCAGACATGCCATTGAAGATTTGTTATCCAGCTCTTGAAGGTCAGGAGTGGCAAATTATCACTGGAAGTGATCCTAAGAACAC GCCTTGGTCTTACCACAATGCAGGTTCCTGGCCAACTCTTCTGTGGCAG CTGACAGTTGCATGCATAAAGATGAATAGACCAGAAATAGCAGCAAGAGCAGTCGATATTGCTGAGAAACGCATATCAAGAGACAAATGGCCTGAATATTATGACACCAAAAAGGCGAGGTTCATTGGAAAACAATCACGCCTGTTCCAGACATGGTCCATTGCTGGATACCTTGTGGCTAAGCTCTTGCTTGCAGACCCAGGTGCAGCCAGGATGCTCGTAACTGATGAAGATCCCGAGCTTGTCAATGCCTTCTCCTGCATGATCAGTTCTAATCCAAGGAGAAAGCGTGGTCAGAAGAATTCGAAAAAGCCATTCATAGTATGA